From a region of the Daphnia pulicaria isolate SC F1-1A chromosome 1, SC_F0-13Bv2, whole genome shotgun sequence genome:
- the LOC124320397 gene encoding aurora kinase-like isoform X2, protein METKQPLKENSSNQPTVKLENSKWSLDNFEIGRPLGKGKFGNVYLAREINTKYIVALKVLFKSQLQKCQMEHQLRREIEIQSHLQHPNVLRMHGYFYDETRIYLILEFAANGEMYKYLKRQPNGRFSEPQTANYMAQLADALIYCHARKVIHRDIKPENLLLGFHGEIKIADFGWSVHAPSSRRTTMCGTLDYLAPEMVEGRSHDERVDLWTLGILCYEFLVGSPPFEEEKQDLTYRRICKVDLKFPAHLSTGAKDLIAKLLKPRAEDRIPLRKLLEHSWILQHLSDEVRSRLPTFQIMQPNKA, encoded by the exons ATGGAAACCAAGCAACCACTTAAAGAGAACTCTTCAAACCAACCTACTGTTAAGTTGGAAAACTCGAA ATGGAGTCTTGATAACTTTGAAATTGGCCGTCCTCTTGGTAAAGGGAAGTTTGGAAATGTGTACTTGGCTAGAGAAATCAATACCAAATACATTGTAGCCCTGAAGGTTTTGTTTAAATCTCAACTACAAAAATGTCAGATGGAACACCAGTTGAGACGTGAAATTGAAATCCAGTCACATTTACA ACATCCCAATGTTTTACGCATGCACGGATATTTTTATGATGAAACTCGTATTTACCTCATCTTGGAATTCGCCGCAAATGGAGAAATGTACAAGTACCTGAAACGCCAACCCAATGGCCGTTTTTCTGAACCaca GACGGCCAATTACATGGCTCAGCTAGCCGATGCATTGATATACTGTCACGCGCGGAAAGTAATCCACCGAGATATTAAGCCAGAAAATCTTTTACTAGGATTTCATGGAGAAATTAAAATAGCCGATTTTGGTTGGTCCGTCCATGCTCCTTCGTCTAG GCGTACAACCATGTGCGGGACATTGGATTATTTAGCCCCCGAAATGGTAGAAGGGCGCTCTCACGACGAACGTGTAGATTTGTGGACTCTTGGTATTCTTTGCTACGAATTCTTAGTGGGATCACCTCCTTTTGAAGAGGAAAAGCAAGATCTCACTTACCGCCGTATTTGCAA AGTTGACTTGAAATTTCCAGCACATCTCTCTACTGGAGCGAAAGACTTGATTGCTAAATTACTCAAACCACGAGCAGAAGATCGTATCCCTCTACGAAAATTACTTGAACATAGCTGGATTCTACAGCACCTTTCAGACGAAGTTCGATCCag GTTACCGACCTTCCAGATAATGCAACCCAACAAAGCATAA
- the LOC124320397 gene encoding aurora kinase-like isoform X1, giving the protein METKQPLKENSSNQPTVKLENSKKWSLDNFEIGRPLGKGKFGNVYLAREINTKYIVALKVLFKSQLQKCQMEHQLRREIEIQSHLQHPNVLRMHGYFYDETRIYLILEFAANGEMYKYLKRQPNGRFSEPQTANYMAQLADALIYCHARKVIHRDIKPENLLLGFHGEIKIADFGWSVHAPSSRRTTMCGTLDYLAPEMVEGRSHDERVDLWTLGILCYEFLVGSPPFEEEKQDLTYRRICKVDLKFPAHLSTGAKDLIAKLLKPRAEDRIPLRKLLEHSWILQHLSDEVRSRLPTFQIMQPNKA; this is encoded by the exons ATGGAAACCAAGCAACCACTTAAAGAGAACTCTTCAAACCAACCTACTGTTAAGTTGGAAAACTCGAAGAA ATGGAGTCTTGATAACTTTGAAATTGGCCGTCCTCTTGGTAAAGGGAAGTTTGGAAATGTGTACTTGGCTAGAGAAATCAATACCAAATACATTGTAGCCCTGAAGGTTTTGTTTAAATCTCAACTACAAAAATGTCAGATGGAACACCAGTTGAGACGTGAAATTGAAATCCAGTCACATTTACA ACATCCCAATGTTTTACGCATGCACGGATATTTTTATGATGAAACTCGTATTTACCTCATCTTGGAATTCGCCGCAAATGGAGAAATGTACAAGTACCTGAAACGCCAACCCAATGGCCGTTTTTCTGAACCaca GACGGCCAATTACATGGCTCAGCTAGCCGATGCATTGATATACTGTCACGCGCGGAAAGTAATCCACCGAGATATTAAGCCAGAAAATCTTTTACTAGGATTTCATGGAGAAATTAAAATAGCCGATTTTGGTTGGTCCGTCCATGCTCCTTCGTCTAG GCGTACAACCATGTGCGGGACATTGGATTATTTAGCCCCCGAAATGGTAGAAGGGCGCTCTCACGACGAACGTGTAGATTTGTGGACTCTTGGTATTCTTTGCTACGAATTCTTAGTGGGATCACCTCCTTTTGAAGAGGAAAAGCAAGATCTCACTTACCGCCGTATTTGCAA AGTTGACTTGAAATTTCCAGCACATCTCTCTACTGGAGCGAAAGACTTGATTGCTAAATTACTCAAACCACGAGCAGAAGATCGTATCCCTCTACGAAAATTACTTGAACATAGCTGGATTCTACAGCACCTTTCAGACGAAGTTCGATCCag GTTACCGACCTTCCAGATAATGCAACCCAACAAAGCATAA
- the LOC124320449 gene encoding prefoldin subunit 2-like has translation MATDGSKKQAKNAPKNVSKSNEEVIQGFQRLRTEQRQLASKLSELEMDLNEHKLVIETLQNVDEDRKCFRMVGGVLVERTVKEVLPALTSNRDQMTKVIEVLNNQISTKGQEINDFKEKNNIRIRNQNELPSTAPDNEGENKVANQGVLVGTKP, from the exons atggcgactgaCGGAAGCAAAAAGCAAGCTAAAAATGCTCCGAAAAATGTTAGCAAATCGAATGAAGAAGTCATCCAAGGATTTCAAAGATTACGAACTGAACAGAGACAACTAGCTAGTAAATTATCTGAGCTCGAAATGGATCTAAACGAGCACAA ACTAGTAATAGAAACCCTTCAAAATGTGGATGAAGACAGGAAGTGCTTTCGCATGGTTGGTGGAGTACTAGTTGAACGAACTGTCAAAGAAGTTCTGCCTGCACTGACATCAAACAGGGACCAG atGACTAAAGTAATTGAAGTTCTCAATAATCAAATTTCCACCAAGGGACAAGAAATTAATGACTTCaaggaaaagaataatatcaggatacgaaatcaaaatgaactCCCATCTACAGCTCCTGATAATGAAGGAGAAAATAAAGTTGCCAATCAGGGGGTTTTGGTGGGCACCAAACCTTAA
- the LOC124320404 gene encoding uncharacterized protein LOC124320404, translating into MASKNRFALFIGTFVATIFLNILPNISVNGGITRYGVPFTIDSYGVERSLEPFNLQPRLYLNVTYDIYEVDPTVPPTERAEIMLEDDMLNNSKLKITWDIAVSTNPTYNSEQLAAYAYSMSEPEYLYIAFNDETSAFRDDSNYYTYYYKGFYGLLLLACQDYDFELYRGVNYTVPAEVNQYIRFNRFLSSSKNLEIAQKYANSSTGQGTIFVIQGTKHANHIAPYSTVPEDEEYLISQDAQFFVTDVGTMVYPDGNEAIQVTMSLVPYTTDNNVFVDLSRK; encoded by the exons ATGGCTTCAAAAAACAGATTTGCGTTGTTCATAGGAACCTTCGTTGCTACTATTTTCTTAAACAT ATTACCTAATATAAGCGTAAATGGCGGTATCACGCGCTATGGTGTGCCATTTACGATAGATTCATACGGCGTCGAAAGATCTTTGGAACCTTTCAATCTGCAACCTAGATTATACCTGAATGTCACTTATGATATTTATGAAGTAGACCCGACAGTGCCTCCCACCGAGAGAGCAGAGATAATGCTAGAAGATGATATGCttaacaattcaaaattgaaaattacttGGGATATCGCTGTGTCAACCAATCCTACCTACAATTCA GAGCAATTGGCTGCCTATGCATACTCGATGTCTGAACCTGAATATCTGTACATTGCGTTTAATGACGAAACAAGCGCATTTCGGGATGATTCAAATTACTATACATATTACTACAAGGGATTTTACGGACTTCTCTTGCTGGCGTGTCAAGATTATGACTTCGAACTTTACAGAGGGGTGAATTACACAGTTCCGGCCGAAGTGAATCAATACATTCGCTTCAATCGATTTTTGTCATCAagtaaaaatttggaaatagCTCAAAAATATGCTAACTCCTCTACGGGACAAGGGACGATATTTGTAATCCAAGGAACTAAACACGCTAATCACATTGCACCATACAGCACTGTCCCAGAAGACGAAGAGTACCTTATTTCCCAAGATGCGCAGTTCTTTGTAACAGATGTTGGAACAATGGTGTATCCTGATGGAAATGAGGCTATTCAAGTTACAATGTCTTTGGTCCCTTACACAACTGACAACaatgtttttgttgatttgtctagaaaataa